The Pueribacillus theae nucleotide sequence GACAAATTCTCCGCCTGCAAAAACAGCTAGTACGCTTGAAGAAGCGATTGACTGGTCCCAATATCCTTCAAAAAAAGTTGTTGCGACAGGATATACAGCCGGCAAGGAATCAACTGGAAAGTCGCCTGGCCATCCTGCTTATGGGATAACCTACTCAGGTGTAAAAGTAAAGAGGGATCTTTATTCCACAATTGCAGCCGATCCGGAAGTTTTCCCCATTGGTACGGTATTGTTTATTCCTAATTACGGATATGGTGTTGTAGCGGATACGGGTTCGGCAATTAAAGGTAATAAAATTGATCTTTATTTTGAAACGACAAAAGATGTCTATCGTGAGTGGGGAAAGCAAGAGGTGACTGTTTATAAAGTGAATCATGGCAGCGGAACATTAACTGAACAGCAATTAGCAGAACTAAATGAGGATGAAGCGATGCAAGTCTTTCGTCAAAAATATATAAAAAGTTAAGAAAATGCAACTAGCATTTTCTTAACAGATCCTAGAAGCCAGAATAGTTAGAATTAAGAACGCCACATTGTGTAGCAACGTCTGCATGACCCACTTCCTGTGGGCCTAAAGACGATTTCTTTTAGAGTCATTTTTCCAAAAGGGTGTCCGTGTCGTTGAATACGGGATATTTATCAGGATGCAAAAGGTATGCTAATTTTTTCAGTCCGTGCAGGAGCCTTGGCGATGGGCGGCAAAATAGGTCTTCTTCAAGAATATGGATAGGTGGCTGCTTCCTCTCATACAGTTTATCCCATCCTTCGCGTTTCGTGACGAATTCGGGTTTCACTTTCGTTTGGTTTACACCAACCCAAGCAAGGCAAATCACATCAGGATGACGCTCCAAAACAGCATCCCACGTCGTTTGTACACTTGCAATATTTTTGTCATGAAATAGATTCGTACCTCCTGCTAGCTCACTAATTTCAGTAAGCCAGTTTGTCCCGCCTGGGGTAAAGACAGGCTTCGGCCACCATTCCCAATATAACGTTTTCTTCTCCCGAATGTTTGATGCAATCGCTTTGTACTCATCGATGATTTGAAAATATTTTTTTACTATGGCGTTTGCTTTCTTCTCTGTCCCTGTTAACTTGCCTAGTTCTAATAAATCATCCGCAATTTCGTTCAATGAATTCGGATTAAAAACGACATGGGGCAAATTTCGCTCTCTTAATTTTTCAATATTTTTTTCCATTCCAGGAACGCTTAAAGAAGCTAAAATCAAATCAGGTTGTAATGATTCAAGCTTGTCAATGTCAATCGATAAATCAGGGCCTAGCCGCGGCAAATGAGTAATTTCCGAAGGCCAGTCTGAGTAGTCATCAACAGCGATAATGTTTGGGGCAAGCCCTAAGTAAGCTGCGAGCTCGGTGTTGCTTGGGCAAATTGATGCGATTTTCATGAATAGCCAGCCATCCTTTCTATAAAAAGGTTGTTTAAAAAGTCCGGAGGATCACAGGATGTGAGCCAGTTCGACGATGTTTTTAGCCGAACATCTTTAACAGCCCAATTTCTTCGTCAGCTTTGTTCTTGCGGTACTCACGTATCCTTAAAGGATATGAGGTTTTTCTGCTAAATACGTGCATGTCATGTCTACAACGCAGAAGTCAGCCCTCCTGCGCAAGTTCTCAGAACTTTGTTCTCGGTTATTTTTTGAAACACTCACTGTAAAGTGATCAATGAATAAATAACTAACGTTGAACATACACCGAATAGCCCTCCGACAAACACTTCACTCGGTTCGTGGCCGAGTAATTCCTTAAGTTCCTCACGTTTTTGCAGCTTGTCTTTTCCAGCCCATGTTTTTGCTTCTTCAATAAAACGGTTAAAATCTCTCATCAAAGTGTTGATTGCGATCGATTGTTTGCCAGTTTGCCTTCTAACGCCAGTTGCATCATACATAACGATAATGGCTAATAATGTAGCCACTGCAAAGATAGGCGAGGAAAGCCCTTCTTCAATTGCGATACCTGTTGCAAGGGCTGTAACGCCGCCAGAATGGGAACTTGGCATACCACCGCTGCTGTTGATGAGGCGCCAATCCCATTTTTTCGTAGCGATAAAGTTAACGGGAACTTTTAAAAATTGAGCCAACACGATGGCGGCAATGGCACACCATAATGGGAAATTTGAAAAGATCGCCATTGTGGTATCAAACTTCCTTCCTTAGAAAAATAGTGTTACCATTATAACATAGTTCAACATGAAAAAACCGCGCTTTCGAAGCGCGGTAAATAAACGTTATCATCATTAAGCTGCTGATTGATTCGAGAGGCTTCCAGAACGATGGATCGCTTTGTAAATACGCGGTGCCATGACAGCCGTTAAAACGGTTAACAAAACATCTTTTGGAAGCGGGGGAACCATCAAAAGCCAAGCCATCCCGTAAGTAAATCCTTCCGGAGCATCCGCCCAAAATTTGTATGCGAAATACATATAGTTTGTCCCAAGAAAATAGTTAATGGCAAGTCCAACCATACATGCAATTAAAAATCGGCTAAAGCCTGGATCTTTTGCGGTTTCAACGATTTTTCCAACAATCCACGATACGAGAATATAAGATAAAATAAAACCAAATGTTGGCTTAATTAAAATAGCCGGTCCCCCCGTAAATTGGGCAAACACTGGCGCTCCCACTAAGCCGATTAACGTATAAAGAGCCATGGAAAGGGAACCGAGCCGGCTTCCGAGCAGCGCTCCAGCCATGATGGAGAAAAACGTTTGCAGCGTAATTGGCAAACCGCCAATAACGAGAAACTGGGCGATGTTCGCACCAACACCCATCAGGGCTGCAAAAAGAGCCATAAACGTTAAATCAATTGGTCGAAATTTTTTACGCTTCATTTAATATGCCCTCCTTTGATCAGTTCTTTTAGATAAGCATAATAAAGGGCGTAAATAATGTCAACTTAATATTTTTAATAGTTAACATTAAATGTATTCTTGAAAACTTTCGAACAAAGGGTGAAGCGTTTAAGCTGCTCCCGGTTCACTTCATAGCCGATTCCCGGCTTTTCGGGGACTTCAATGCAGCCGTCAACCATGGTGACTTCCGGTGTAATCAGATCATGCACCCAATAGCGGCTGGAAGCAGAGGTGTCTCCAGGGATGATGAAATGATCCAACGTTGAGATGGCGATATTATGCGCGCGGCCGATGCCTGAATCCAGCATGCCTCCGCACCAGACGGGAAGCTGATGTTCCTTGCATAAATCATGGATACGCTTTGCTTCTGTAAGCCCACCGACACGGGAAACCTTTATATTGATGATTTGACAGCTCTTTTGTTCAATCGCCTGCTTAGCATCGCGGTAAGAGGTGATGCTTTCATCAAGGCAAATGGGTGTGTTTAGTTCTTTTTGCAGAACTGCATGGCCGAAAATGTCGTCAGCCGCAAGCGGCTGTTCGATCATCAGGAGATCGTATTGATCCAGTTTTTTTAATTGGGCGAGATCTTCCAGTGTGTAGGCGGAATTTGCATCAGCCATAAGCGGAAGCATCGGGAAATGGGAACGGATAGGGGAGAGAATCTTATCCTCCATTCCTGGGCTGATTTTCACTTTTATCCGTTTATAGCCTTCATTTACATACCGCTCAACTGTATGAAGCAGCTCCTTTTCAGATTGTTGGATGCCGACGGCTGCGCCAACTTCAATTTTTCTTTTTTTGCCCCCTAAAACGCTGGCAAGAGGAGAGTTGTTTCGTTTCGCATACACATCCCATACGGCTTCTTCAATGGCGGCTTTGGCCATATTGTTTCGCTTTATCGTACGAAAAAGAGAGGAGACATTCTCTGGGTGTTCGATATGATTTTCAAAGACGATCGGAATGAGAAAGTCCTCAAGCATATGCCACGCTGTTTTTGTCGTTTCTTCTGTATACCAAGGGGAAGAAAAAGCGGAACACTCCCCCCAGCCAATTACTCCGTCTTTATCCTGCAGTTCAACGATAATGAATTCCCGATCGAAAGTGGAGCCTGAACTTGCGGCAAAAGGTGTTTTAAGCGTCATCAAGATATGATGGAGTACGGCTCGGTGGAATTTCAGCATCTTTTATCTTCCTTCAAAAACTGAATGAGTTCGCGCCTCATCAGTTTGTTCGCGCCGTTTCGCGGGAGCTCATGTACAAAGTAAATGTTTTTCGGTACTTTGTAGCCCGCTAATTGTTCGCGGCAGAACGTTTTAAGCTGTTCTTCAGTTACCGATTTGTCATTTTTGACGACAAAGGCGATTGGCACTTGCCCCCATCTTTCGTCTTCCCTTCCTGTTACTCCGGCTTCAACGATAGATGGGTGGGAAAGAAGCGTTGCTTCAATTTCAGCGGGATAGACATTTTCGCCGCCGGAAATAATAAGATCGCTTCTTCGATCAACGACATATAGGAAGCCGTCTTCATCGAGATAGCCTAGATCTCCTGTGTAAAGCCAGCCATTTTTTATCGCTTGTTCGGTCGCTTGTTTTCGCCTTAGATACCCCTTTGTTACGTTTGCTCCTTTTACAACAATTTCCCCTACTTCATGCGGTTCAGCGATTGCGCCATCTTTTTCAATTTTTAATTGGGCGTGGAAAAGAGGCTTTCCGGCAGAACCGATTTTTTTGAGCATGTATTCTGATGAAAGCGTAACGATTTGTGATGCCGTTTCTGTCATGCCGTATGTTTGAAAGACAGGGATGTTTTTCTCTGTGCACGCTTCAAGGAGCGGCTTCGGTGCGGGTCCACCCCCGAGCAGCATACACCTGAATGACTCGGGGTACTTGTTTTCAAGGGCATGAACCATCCGGGCAAGCATGGCGCTGACGACGGATACAATGGTGACGCCGTTTGAGTGGATCGCTTGATTTGCTTTATCGGGATCAAAGGCGTCATGGATAACGACAGGAATACCATAAATAACGCTTCTCATCAAAATCGACAACCCGCTCATATGGAACATCGGAACGGTGCACAGCCATTTGTCGCTCTCTTGCAAGCCTAGATTCAATGCTGAGCCGATAGCGCTCCACCAATGGTTTCCGTATGTAAGGATGACACCTTTCGGCGATCCTGTCGTCCCTGATGTATACATAATGGTATGGTTGCTATCCAAATTTATTTCGGTTTTCGGTTGAAAATCAGATTCCGCCAACTGGCCAAGCTCATGAATCGCCATCGCTTTGACACTTTTGAGCGGTTCGGCAGCTTCGATCGCTTGACTGCTGAATGATTCGTCATAAATCAAAAGCGCTGTATTTGAATCTTCAAGCTGGAAGCGCAGTTCAGCCGGTGCCAGCCGATTGTTAAGCGGTACGGTGACGGCGCCGATATACTCAAGCGCGTGGATGAGTTCGACGGTATGGGGACAATTTTTTAGCAAAAATGAAACATAATCCCCTTCTTTAATCGGAAAGGAAGCAAGCTTGCGTGCGAGTGAAAGGGCACGCTCATGCAATTCAAAAAAGGAAATTTTTTCTGTCTCAAATTCAAGGGCTGTGCGTTCCGGTGAAAGAAACGCACGTTTATACAGCCAATTCGGCATCATTTCTCCCGACATTGTGATTCCTCCAAACTCGGTGAAATAGCAAATCAGCTTGGTGAATTGCCACCAAGCTGAACATATTTTAAAGATATAAAAATAAGGTGTATACATAGTTAGCAGGATTCCTCGGTGCAGAGCCCAAAGGTGTTTTTTCGAAGTAGTCGTTTTTATTAAGGAAAACGCGGGAATTGGCCAAAGTCCGGCTTTCTTTTTTCTTTGAAAGCATCGCGGCCTTCTTTTGCCTCTTCTGTCGTATAGTAGAGAAGGGTAGCGTCTCCGCCAAGTTGTTGGAGCCCGGCAAGTCCGTCTGTATCCGCGTTGAAAGAAGCTTTCAAGAAGCGAAGGGCAGTTGGGCTTTTTTCAAGCATTTCCTTGCACCATTGAATGGTCTCTTCTTCGAGTTTTTCAAGTGGTACGACCGTATTGACGAGCCCCATGTCAAGCGCTTCCTGTGCGGTGTATTGACGGCATAAATACCAAATTTCACGCGCCTTTTTGTGGCCGACGTGGCGAGCCAAATAGCCTGCGCCATAGCCTGCGTCGAAGCTTCCAACCTTCGGGCCTGTCTGGCCGAAAATGGCGTTTTCCGAAGCGATTGTCAAGTCGCAGACAACGTGGAGAACGTGGCCTCCGCCAATCGCATAGCCGTTTACCATCGCGACGACAGGTTTCGGAATGACGCGGATTAAGCGTTGTAAATCAAGCACGTTGAGGCGCGGAATTTCATCGTCTCCAACATAGCCTCCGTGACCCCGCACTGTCTGGTCACCGCCGGAGCAGAACGCTTTCTCGCCCACACCGGTCAAGATAATCACGCCGATTTTGGAATCGTCGCGCGCCCGGGAAAAGGCATCAATCATTTCGTTGACCGTTTTTGGCGTAAAAGCATTATGTACTTCAGGCCGGTTAATCGAAATTTTGGCGATTGCGTCATATGTTTCGTAAATAATTTCTTCGTATTCTTTTTCTTTTTTCCATTCGACTGTCATAGCAAAGACCTCCTTCATTTCACTTCGATCTTATGTAGAAATTCAGCAACCGTTTTGACAAATGGCCGGCTTTTTTCAAGATGCACTGTGTGGCCCGCGTCACGAAAAATGGTGACGTTGGAGCGGGGAAGAAGCTTGTCCATCTCTTTTGCAATTTTAACATATTTTGCGTCAAGTTCGCCTGCCAGAAGCAAGCATGGCATGTTAAGTGCCGGAAGGCAGCTCCATAGAGACGGCTGTCGTCCAGTCCCCATGCCGCGCAAGCTGTTCGCAAGGCCATGGACTCTGTTTTGTAGGCGGTTTGCCCTTACTTTTTCTCTCTCTTCTAATGTTACTCTTTTTTGGGTTTGAAATAAAGGGATGTTTTCCCAATAATCGACGAAAGCTGTTATGCCCTTTTCTTCGATAAAAGCTGCAAGCTTTTCATCAGACGACCTTCTCGCTTTCCGCTCCTTTTCTGTTTTCAAGCCAGGAGAGCTGCTTTCAAGGATGAGAGATGAAATTCTGTCTGGGTACCGGCACGCGATCATTAAGGCGAGCCTGCCGCCCATCGAGTAGCCAAGCAAATGGATGGTTTGTATGTTCATTTTATCCAACAAGGCAATGGTATCGTCCGCCGCTTTTTCCAATGTATAACGTGCCGGATCATGGGGTGCGTCTGATTTGCCGTGCCCGATCATGTCAATGGCAATGACCGTATGTTTTTTCGATAAGAATGGAATGAACGGCTTCCAAGTATGGCTTGAACCTGTGAAGCCGTGCAAAAGAAGGAGGGGCGAGCCGCTTCCTTCCATTTCAACATGCAAGTTCAGATTGTTGACCTGATAGAACATTATTTTTTCTCTCCAAAGAGCTTGGCTTGAACCGTGCGTTCCACCTGATTCCAAATTTGTTTGTGAAGCCGCACATTCTCGCTTCGGTTTGTTACGATTTCAATCACGTTTAATCCATTTGTTTTTAAGCTGTCTTCATAAACATTTCGAAATCCATTCCAATCCGTCGCACGCACAAACGTACCACCGTACATTTCAACAACATGTTTAAAATGAAGGCCAATCGGAGTGCCGAATAATTGTTCAAAGTGCTTGCTTTTATGTTCAGCTTGGGGCAAAAACGAAAAAATACCGCCGCCATCATTATTAACGACAATGATTGTCGCATTCAAGCTGTACAGTTTGGCTGGCAACAACCCGTTTAAATCATGGAAAAATGATAAATCGCCAATGACGAGGACGAGCGGTTCACTGTGAAGGCTCGCGCCCAAAGCGGTTGAGACGACACCGTCAATTCCGTTCGCGCCCCTGTTTGCGAATGTCCGGATTTGTTTTGATTGATTAAAAAGAAATGTATCCAAATCTCTTATAGGCATGCTGTTGCCGACGAAAATGGATGCTTTGTCAGGAAGCATCGAGACAGCTTCAAGCATGGCTTGGCCTTCGTTCATTTTGTCATGCACTGCTGCCTGGTGAATGGCTTCTTTGCTCATGCTGTTTACATCTTGCCATGTTTTTAACCATTTCTTTGCTTCCTTGTTTTGTCCTTTCACAAAAGAACTCATGCGGCTGCAAAAATCAAATGGAGAGACGTAAATAAGGTCTGAAGCTGTTAACGTTGGATCACGCCAGCCTGCGCCATCATCGATCAAGATTTGCCTGCAAGTTGGATTATTTTTAATGTATAACAGTAATGCTTTCGAGACTGGCATAGCACCGAAGCGAATGATGACATCAGGTTCAAATCGGCTGGTAAAAGCCGTTACACGCAAAAATGCATCATACGTATCTATAATCGTATCTTTCTTGTGCGGGCCTGTTCGAAGCTGTGAAAGGGGATCCGCGAGAATTGGAAATTGCAGCTTTTCCGATAATTTGACAAGTTCTGATGCAAATGAAGCACCTTCGTTTACTGGCCCACAAATAATTAACCCTTTTTGATTGGAAGTTATTTCTTTCGCAAGTGATTGCAAATCGTCGTCAGAGCATGTTCGGCTTCCGGAAATAACAGCTGTATAGCTTTTGCCTGCCTCACGTCCGCCTTCCCAAAGCGTTGGAAGCGACAAATCGGGTAGAAGAGGCTCCCTAAACGGGAGATTCAGATGAACAGGCCCGGCAGGTGTCGCAATTGCAGTTGAAACAGCCCGGGATGCGGTTATTCTCGAATAGCGAAGCAAGTCATCCGATTCTTCAGGCAACGCCATATCAACAAACCATTTTGGGTAAGTGCCGAACAAGCGGACTTGATCAATTGTTTGAGGTGCCCCGCTGTCACGCAGCTCGTGGGGGCGATCAGCGGTCAATACAACAAGCGGAATTCTTGATAGTTTTGCTTCAATTACTGCCGGATAATAGTTTGCGGCTGCTGTCCCTGAAGTACACACAATCGCAACCGGTTCATTTTTTGATTTTGCGATGCCTAACGCAAAAAAGGCAGCAGAGCGCTCGTCAACCTGCAGCCAAATCTTTAAGCCAGGATGTTCCGCCATTAATAACGCCAAAGGCGTCGAACGGGAACCCGGGCTTATGACAGCATGGCGGGTTCCCGAGCGGACGAGTTCATCAACAAACGCAGCAGTATATTTCGTAAGCGTGTGGTTTTCAATCATGTTTTTTCTTCTCCTAATACGGATAACATTGGTTGAAACTTAATTCTCGTTTCTTCGTATTCACTTAATTCATCGGAATCTGCGACAATCCCACAGCCGGCAAACAGGGATGCTTCACTGCCTTGAAGCAATGCAGAGCGGATCGCCGCCGCAAATTCACCGTTGCCTTTATAGTCAATCCAGCCAATAGGGGAGGCATACCAACCTCTGTCAAGCTCTTCCACCTGGCGGATTTTTTCAATGCCGGCATTTTTCGGAAAGCCCCCGAGAGCAGGTGTCGGATGCATCGCTTCAATAATGGTAAGCAAGGACTTGTCTGTTGCTTTTGCAGCGATCGGTGTAAATAAATGTTGAATATGGCGTGATTTGAAGAGAACAGGCCCATCTGGCACGCAAACATCCTTGCAAAACTTTTTGGCGACTTCCCCAATCATGTCAACAACGAATTGGTGTTCTTGGCGGTTTTTAGGATCATTCATTAGATCGTTTCCGAGCTGTTCATCTTCTTTTGCTGTGTTGCCCCGTTTCATCGAGCCGGCAAGGCATGTGAACAGAACGTGGCCTTTTTCCCGTTTTGCAAGCCTTTCAGGGGTTGCCCCGATAAAACAGTCTTCCATGCTTTCAAAAGCAAAAATATAGCTTAAAGGCTGTTCTTTATGCAGGCGGGAAAGGGTGTGCTCAGGTGAAAAAGGCTTATCTGCAAAAATTCGAAGTTCTCTTGCCAGTACCACTTTTTTAAGTTCATTCTTTTTTATGCTTTCCGTTGCTTCTCGAACGATACGCGTCCAAGATTGAGGGTTAATTTCTTCCTTAATATACGCATTGTGGAGAAGTGATGCATTTCCTCCATACTTAAAAAGATTTTCCCGTTCTTTTATCGCTATTTCTGTGATAAGATCCGGATCATCTGTCGCTTTTAGAAAAAAGTTCTCAGTTAGCCAAGAGCTTTCTTTATGATTCGTAAGCATAAATTTCGGCAAATTCATTTTTACATCTGGAAAGGACTTCCAAAGCGGCGTCTTTTCTTTTAAAGGATCAAAGCTGAATCCACCCAAAAGAGTTGGGCCCGTTCCCGGAACCGGTTCGTCTTGAACAATAATCGCATCTTGCAGAGACTTACGCCATTTTTTCTCGACCCAAGAAAAACGATCCGTTCCATTTGTCTCAAATGTGAGCTCGGAGCCGACTCCAACAAGGGTTAATTCTTGATTGGGGTCACTCCAAAAAATCCGTGTTCCTTTTTCGTCTTTGCATGCAGAAAAAAAGAGAATGGGATCTTGGTATTTTATTTTTGAAGTTATACTTACAATAATTGGGCGACCACATTGGCCAGCTTTTTTAACGCCTTCAACTAGCTTTTCATACAGTAGCTTAGGCTCTTCTATCATGATCACGATTGATTCCTCCTGAGTAGATCCGGAAGTCAGAGATTAAAACCCGACTTAATCACTTGTATATAGCAAATTTCCTTATAAAAACGGCAATAGAATCTATTCAAAGATACACCTTCCATTTGATTTATGTCAATAAACAAGCCATAAATCGAGCCCATATAAAGAGGAAGAAAGCTGGTTCAGAGAGATTGACAGTTTCCCCCCATTCTCATAAACTTAATTTGTGGATCAGTTTAAGGGAGAGAAAATTATGTCAGCACTTATCGAACAACAGAAGGATATGAAACAACCTTCAAGTTGGCAAGTGTGGTGGCGGCTTTTGCGCCCGCACACATTAACGGCAGCGTTTGTCCCGGTTTTTATCGGAACAATGCTTGCGGTTTTGGATGGGAAGTTTCATTTTATGTTGTTTTTGGCGATGATGTTGGCTTCGCTTTTCATTCAAATCGCGACAAATATGTTTAATGAGTATTACGATTATAAGCGGGGGCTTGATACTGCTGAATCAGTCGGAATCGGGGGAGCAATCGTAAGAGATGGAATCGAACCAAAGCTTATATTGCGCCTTGCGCTCATGCTGTTTTTCATCTCTATTTTGCTTGGAATTTATATTTCCGCTGCAACAAGTTGGTGGATTGCTGTTATTGGGGCCATTTCAATGGCGGCGGGATATTTTTACACAGGTGGCCCTTATCCGATCGCTTATACACCGTTTGGCGAAATTGTTTCCGGTTTTTTCATGGGACTTATTATCATCCTTATTTCATTTTATATTCAAACAGGCGCTGTTACGACGAAGAGCATTCTTATCTCTGTGCCGATATCTATTCTGTGTGGAGCCATTTTAACGGCCAACAATATTCGCGACCGTGAAGGCGATGCAAAAAGTGGGAGAAAAACTCTGGTCATTCTTTTAGGCCATAAAAACTCTGTCCGATTTTTAGCGGCTATGTTTATTTTCTCTTATCTTTGGGTCATTTGGATGATTGTTGCAGGGTACGCGTCATTATGGCTGCTTCTCGTGTTTATTAGTTTGCCGAAAGCCGTTTCGGCAACAAGAAACTTTATCGGAAAGAAACAGCCAATTGAAATGATGCCTGCCATGAAAGCGACAGCACAAATGCACACTCATTTCGGTTTTTTAGTTTCAATTAGTCTATTATTTGAATACCTATTAAAATAATTAAGATTCATGTAAAGCGGTGGCATCAATGTCATCGCTTTTTTATATATTAAAAAGGAATTCTCATACTGATAGCCAATTTTTATTAAGAGGGAAATTTTCTATTATAAATTCTAAGGAGTGAGTGCCTTGTCAATTACGGATTTATCAGCAGTAGAGTTACGGAGGCAAATTAAACAAAAGGAACTTTCGCCTGTTGAAGTTGTCAAAGCTTATCTTGATCGTATTGAGAAGTTCAACTCAAAATGGAATGCTTATGTCACAATCAATGAGCATGCGATAGATGAAGCGAAAAATGCGGAAGAGGCGGTTATGAAAGGGGAAGAGCTCGGTGGCCTTCACGGCATACCGGTAGCGATCAAAGATTTAACCCCAACGAAGGGAATCTTAACGACATATGGCTCGGAAATGTTCAAAGATTTCATACCCGATTATGACGCGACTTTTTTACAAAGGATTAAAGAAGCTGGCGGTATCGTGTTAGGGAAGACAAACACACCTGAATTCGGCCATAAAGGGACGACGGATAACCCGCTGTTCGGGACGACAAAAAACCCGTGGAACGAAAAGTTAACACCAGGTGGTTCAAGCGGAGGTTCTGCTGTCGCGGTTGCGGCAAAGCTCGCGCCATTTGCTGAAGGAAGCGATGGAGGAGGCTCAATTCGAATCCCATCATCATTAACTGGAATTTTTGGTTTGAAGCCGACATTCGGAGTTGTACCGCATGACAGCGATCCAAACAATCTCTTCGGCTCCCAGCACCCCTATTTACATAATGGTCCAATGGCGAGAACAGTTGAAGACGCTGCCCTTCTTTTCTCAGTTATGATGGGATACCAAGTGAATGATCCGGATTCCGTTCCAACATCCGCGGTCGACTTTGCAGACTTGAACGGTGATGTGAAAGGGTTAAAAATCGCCTATACCCTCAACTATGGTTTATATGAAGTATCAGATGACGTGAGAGAAGTCGTTGAAAAAGCGTGTGATAACTTGGCTTCCCTCGGTTGTGAAGTAGAAGAAGTAAATCTTGATCTTGGAATCAGCAAAAAAGATCTCGCACGGGCATTTTCCGGCATGTGGTGTGTCAAATACGCAGCGAATTATGGGCATTTATACGACAAAGCACCTGAAAATTTCTCGGAAAACATCGCAAAAATGATTGCAGTTGGGAGAAAATTAAGCGCAGTTGACTACCGGGCAATTGAATTCAATCGTACAAAAGTGTGGAAGGCCATCCAATCCATCTTAAACAAATACCAATTCATCGTATCGCCTACCCTTGCGACAACAGCCTTTGAACATCATTTGCCAGGGCCTTCACATATCAATGGGAAGAATATTAATCCGGAATCAGATTGGATGATGACACAAATCTACAACTTGACAGGCCATCCAGCCGCATCGTTGCCAATCGGGTTAACATCATCCCGTTTGCCAGTGGGCCTTCAAGTTGTCGGCAGCCGTTTTGCCGATCGGCTTGTTTTGCAGTTGTGCCGTAACTATGAAAAAGCATTTGAAACCTATATTGAACCAACATATGAATAGTGAAAAGCCGTTGCCTTGAATAGAGGTAACGGCTTTTCACTATTTTTTTTCACTTTTTTATAAAAAGCACTTGAAAGTCAAAGAAGGTCAGAGTATAATAAAGTCAAAGGTCAAATATAGTCAAAGTCAAAATCAAAGACCTTAACCTAACCTAACTTGAAATTAAAAACTAAAACAAATCGAAAAATAAGAAGGAGGATATTTACATGACAAAACGTTGTGAAAAATGTAATACAAATGAAGCAACAGTTAGAATGAGAGTTGGTATCAATGGCCAGCTTCAAGAATTTCACTTATGTCAAGAATGTTTCCTCTCTGTTCAAAATGAAATGAAAAATCCAACTGGTTTCAGCTCAATGCATCATCATTTTGACTTTAATAATGCGTTCCAAGGATTCATGCAAGGAAAAGGGCCTCAAGTGACTCAGCAAGTGAAAGAAGAACGAAAAGGATTGCTTGATGAACTTGGCCATAACTTAATGGATTCAGCTAGAG carries:
- the menC gene encoding o-succinylbenzoate synthase, which produces MKFHRAVLHHILMTLKTPFAASSGSTFDREFIIVELQDKDGVIGWGECSAFSSPWYTEETTKTAWHMLEDFLIPIVFENHIEHPENVSSLFRTIKRNNMAKAAIEEAVWDVYAKRNNSPLASVLGGKKRKIEVGAAVGIQQSEKELLHTVERYVNEGYKRIKVKISPGMEDKILSPIRSHFPMLPLMADANSAYTLEDLAQLKKLDQYDLLMIEQPLAADDIFGHAVLQKELNTPICLDESITSYRDAKQAIEQKSCQIINIKVSRVGGLTEAKRIHDLCKEHQLPVWCGGMLDSGIGRAHNIAISTLDHFIIPGDTSASSRYWVHDLITPEVTMVDGCIEVPEKPGIGYEVNREQLKRFTLCSKVFKNTFNVNY
- a CDS encoding cobalamin-binding protein, with the translated sequence MKIASICPSNTELAAYLGLAPNIIAVDDYSDWPSEITHLPRLGPDLSIDIDKLESLQPDLILASLSVPGMEKNIEKLRERNLPHVVFNPNSLNEIADDLLELGKLTGTEKKANAIVKKYFQIIDEYKAIASNIREKKTLYWEWWPKPVFTPGGTNWLTEISELAGGTNLFHDKNIASVQTTWDAVLERHPDVICLAWVGVNQTKVKPEFVTKREGWDKLYERKQPPIHILEEDLFCRPSPRLLHGLKKLAYLLHPDKYPVFNDTDTLLEK
- a CDS encoding biotin transporter BioY, translating into MKRKKFRPIDLTFMALFAALMGVGANIAQFLVIGGLPITLQTFFSIMAGALLGSRLGSLSMALYTLIGLVGAPVFAQFTGGPAILIKPTFGFILSYILVSWIVGKIVETAKDPGFSRFLIACMVGLAINYFLGTNYMYFAYKFWADAPEGFTYGMAWLLMVPPLPKDVLLTVLTAVMAPRIYKAIHRSGSLSNQSAA
- a CDS encoding 3D domain-containing protein, which gives rise to MNTLKTTARRSFMIILFLAALFSTYTSITGIKANDLSDWFREKLIAKENTENIAVEEKAIETNSPPAKTASTLEEAIDWSQYPSKKVVATGYTAGKESTGKSPGHPAYGITYSGVKVKRDLYSTIAADPEVFPIGTVLFIPNYGYGVVADTGSAIKGNKIDLYFETTKDVYREWGKQEVTVYKVNHGSGTLTEQQLAELNEDEAMQVFRQKYIKS
- the menB gene encoding 1,4-dihydroxy-2-naphthoyl-CoA synthase — translated: MTVEWKKEKEYEEIIYETYDAIAKISINRPEVHNAFTPKTVNEMIDAFSRARDDSKIGVIILTGVGEKAFCSGGDQTVRGHGGYVGDDEIPRLNVLDLQRLIRVIPKPVVAMVNGYAIGGGHVLHVVCDLTIASENAIFGQTGPKVGSFDAGYGAGYLARHVGHKKAREIWYLCRQYTAQEALDMGLVNTVVPLEKLEEETIQWCKEMLEKSPTALRFLKASFNADTDGLAGLQQLGGDATLLYYTTEEAKEGRDAFKEKRKPDFGQFPRFP
- a CDS encoding o-succinylbenzoate--CoA ligase, with the protein product MSGEMMPNWLYKRAFLSPERTALEFETEKISFFELHERALSLARKLASFPIKEGDYVSFLLKNCPHTVELIHALEYIGAVTVPLNNRLAPAELRFQLEDSNTALLIYDESFSSQAIEAAEPLKSVKAMAIHELGQLAESDFQPKTEINLDSNHTIMYTSGTTGSPKGVILTYGNHWWSAIGSALNLGLQESDKWLCTVPMFHMSGLSILMRSVIYGIPVVIHDAFDPDKANQAIHSNGVTIVSVVSAMLARMVHALENKYPESFRCMLLGGGPAPKPLLEACTEKNIPVFQTYGMTETASQIVTLSSEYMLKKIGSAGKPLFHAQLKIEKDGAIAEPHEVGEIVVKGANVTKGYLRRKQATEQAIKNGWLYTGDLGYLDEDGFLYVVDRRSDLIISGGENVYPAEIEATLLSHPSIVEAGVTGREDERWGQVPIAFVVKNDKSVTEEQLKTFCREQLAGYKVPKNIYFVHELPRNGANKLMRRELIQFLKEDKRC
- a CDS encoding divergent PAP2 family protein; this encodes MAIFSNFPLWCAIAAIVLAQFLKVPVNFIATKKWDWRLINSSGGMPSSHSGGVTALATGIAIEEGLSSPIFAVATLLAIIVMYDATGVRRQTGKQSIAINTLMRDFNRFIEEAKTWAGKDKLQKREELKELLGHEPSEVFVGGLFGVCSTLVIYSLITLQ